A stretch of the Geovibrio thiophilus genome encodes the following:
- a CDS encoding DMSO/selenate family reductase complex A subunit, with amino-acid sequence MSVFQKEKLKDLMSVSRRSFLKWSAVLGTAATLGCGSSSSSDNDGDTPSAPSFDKEVWNGCNVNCGSHCPLKLHIKDGVVVRVSTDNESADEYGDYGTNFQFRACVRGRSIRQRLYHPDRVKYPMKRVAGSVRGEGRYERISWEQAINEISAKMTQVKSNYGPGSFYIQYATGTIDAAFSKSWQPHNSPIARLHNLWGGWLNHYGTYSTPQIAPYLPMLLGGSSQNTITDAVNSNIVVLWGNNPANTRMGSGAHYTYHLQKAKEKNPNLKFISVDPHLTDTAIALEAEWINIRPGTDTALVAGMAYHLLDEGLLDEAWINARCIGWDEGSMSGIVEAAPTAQGGPDGTEDPVPANSSYKSYILGLGVDATVKTPEWASEITGIPVAVIKSFAKKLVEEKPAMIIQGWGPQRHYLGGNSCRAISLMTILTKNIGIQGGGSGGRESGASVSLSFRGWSTTFPSNPITYTVSHYTWYQAILDHASMTGRTWGVRGLATPDTALPLPIKFIWNYAGNCMVNQHGDINETMKMYKDETKCECIVTIENHFTASALVSDYILPDCTNWEQNDVTTNSGGNTAIVVFDTKAVEPLFECKTVYEMMSLIADKIGIKEAYTEGRTQDEWLEFLFNETLRVSGDQGVFTAEKGLDTYAKAKAAGIVKKFDASATPSVAYKSFVENPATNTVPTPSGKFEIFSKRLYNLSQQWILPGDGLDRICAIPEFHTTQDGYTHSKRDEFPFQVVGHHYKQRTHSTYGCTTWNNEASPQTAWINSGDASNLGIRHGDTVEIWNDRGKVRVKAKVTPRIMPGVIALPQGAWYNPGGKWYSSKFVHDGNITSAEVGNTDVIDYGGSNNVLTSLRPEAFSKGNCQHSVLANVRKVG; translated from the coding sequence ATGTCAGTTTTCCAAAAAGAAAAGCTTAAAGATTTAATGAGTGTTTCCAGACGTTCATTCCTTAAGTGGAGTGCGGTTCTGGGCACGGCTGCAACGCTCGGCTGCGGAAGCTCAAGCAGCAGCGATAATGACGGTGATACCCCCAGTGCTCCGTCATTCGACAAAGAAGTATGGAACGGCTGCAACGTTAACTGCGGCAGCCACTGTCCGCTGAAACTTCATATCAAAGACGGTGTCGTTGTACGCGTGAGCACAGACAACGAATCCGCAGATGAATACGGTGATTACGGAACAAATTTCCAGTTCCGCGCATGTGTTCGCGGACGCTCGATCCGTCAGAGACTTTACCACCCCGACAGAGTGAAGTACCCCATGAAAAGGGTTGCGGGCTCAGTAAGAGGTGAAGGCAGATATGAGAGAATCTCCTGGGAGCAGGCGATAAACGAAATATCCGCAAAAATGACTCAGGTTAAAAGCAACTACGGTCCCGGTTCGTTCTATATTCAGTACGCGACAGGCACGATCGACGCTGCTTTCTCCAAATCATGGCAGCCTCACAACAGCCCCATAGCAAGGCTTCACAACCTCTGGGGCGGATGGCTCAATCACTACGGCACTTACTCCACCCCTCAGATAGCACCTTATCTTCCCATGCTGCTCGGCGGTTCCAGCCAGAACACCATTACGGATGCCGTAAACAGCAACATAGTGGTTCTCTGGGGCAACAACCCCGCAAACACACGTATGGGTTCGGGCGCACACTACACTTACCACCTTCAGAAGGCGAAAGAGAAAAACCCCAACCTTAAGTTTATCTCTGTAGACCCTCATCTTACTGATACGGCAATCGCTCTTGAGGCTGAATGGATAAACATCAGACCCGGAACGGATACAGCTCTTGTTGCAGGTATGGCTTATCATCTTCTTGATGAAGGTCTTCTGGACGAAGCATGGATCAATGCACGGTGTATAGGCTGGGACGAAGGATCAATGAGCGGTATAGTCGAAGCTGCTCCCACCGCTCAGGGCGGACCTGACGGCACAGAAGATCCTGTGCCCGCTAACAGCTCATACAAATCGTACATTCTCGGTCTCGGAGTTGACGCAACTGTCAAAACCCCCGAATGGGCATCCGAAATCACAGGTATTCCTGTTGCGGTCATTAAGTCCTTCGCCAAAAAACTTGTTGAGGAAAAACCAGCCATGATTATTCAGGGCTGGGGACCCCAGAGACATTATCTCGGCGGAAACAGTTGCAGAGCTATAAGCCTTATGACGATACTTACCAAGAACATAGGCATACAGGGCGGCGGTTCCGGCGGACGCGAAAGCGGAGCATCCGTGAGCCTCAGCTTCAGAGGATGGTCAACTACCTTTCCCTCAAATCCCATAACTTACACTGTCTCACATTACACATGGTATCAGGCTATCCTTGACCATGCGTCAATGACAGGCAGAACATGGGGCGTAAGAGGGCTGGCTACTCCTGATACCGCTCTGCCGCTTCCCATAAAGTTTATATGGAACTATGCGGGCAACTGTATGGTAAACCAGCACGGCGACATTAACGAAACAATGAAGATGTATAAAGATGAAACCAAGTGCGAGTGTATAGTGACAATAGAAAACCACTTCACTGCCTCCGCTCTGGTATCCGACTACATCCTGCCCGACTGTACAAACTGGGAGCAGAACGACGTAACCACTAACTCAGGCGGCAACACTGCGATCGTGGTATTTGATACCAAAGCTGTCGAACCTCTTTTCGAGTGCAAGACTGTTTATGAAATGATGTCTCTCATAGCTGATAAAATCGGCATTAAAGAGGCGTACACAGAAGGCAGAACTCAGGACGAATGGCTGGAATTCCTTTTCAACGAAACTCTCAGAGTAAGCGGAGATCAGGGCGTGTTCACAGCGGAAAAAGGTCTTGACACTTACGCCAAAGCGAAAGCTGCGGGCATAGTGAAAAAATTCGATGCGTCTGCGACACCGTCTGTTGCTTACAAATCCTTCGTTGAAAACCCCGCAACAAATACTGTTCCCACTCCGTCCGGCAAGTTTGAGATCTTCTCAAAAAGGCTCTACAACCTCAGCCAGCAGTGGATTCTTCCCGGCGACGGACTGGACAGGATATGTGCGATTCCTGAATTCCACACGACTCAGGACGGATATACTCACTCCAAAAGAGATGAGTTCCCTTTCCAAGTCGTGGGACACCACTACAAACAGAGAACTCACTCAACTTACGGCTGTACAACATGGAACAACGAAGCCAGCCCCCAGACAGCGTGGATTAACTCCGGTGATGCTTCAAACCTCGGAATCCGCCACGGCGATACGGTTGAGATTTGGAACGACAGAGGCAAAGTCAGAGTTAAGGCTAAAGTCACTCCGAGAATCATGCCCGGCGTTATAGCTCTGCCTCAGGGCGCATGGTACAACCCCGGCGGGAAATGGTACAGCAGCAAGTTTGTACATGACGGAAACATAACTTCCGCAGAGGTCGGCAACACAGACGTAATCGACTACGGCGGCAGTAACAACGTTCTGACAAGCCTGCGCCCCGAAGCATTCTCGAAAGGTAACTGTCAGCACAGCGTTCTTGCTAATGTCAGGAAAGTCGGCTAA
- a CDS encoding 4Fe-4S dicluster domain-containing protein: MAKQYGFYVDTKHCTGCKACMNACKDRQNLPAGTKFRKVYEFAGGSWQNADTAAYKPDVFAFYSSMACNQCDAPACLEICPGKVYSKRESDGVVTFNPSTCISCFACREVCPYTAPSYNYEKGHMTKCVMCTDEGSADGVPSPACVKACPSRALDFGEISALKAKYGNVQSISPFPATTKPNIVFNAHKDADGGVNPVNLEEV; encoded by the coding sequence ATGGCTAAACAATACGGATTTTATGTAGATACAAAGCACTGTACAGGGTGCAAGGCGTGCATGAACGCCTGTAAGGACAGACAGAACCTTCCTGCTGGTACAAAATTCAGAAAGGTTTACGAATTTGCCGGCGGAAGCTGGCAGAATGCGGACACTGCTGCTTATAAGCCGGATGTGTTTGCTTTCTATTCTTCAATGGCTTGCAACCAGTGTGATGCTCCAGCATGCCTTGAAATCTGTCCCGGTAAGGTTTACAGCAAGCGTGAAAGCGACGGCGTGGTTACTTTTAATCCCTCCACATGTATTTCATGCTTCGCATGCAGGGAAGTATGCCCCTACACTGCGCCTTCATACAACTATGAGAAAGGACACATGACAAAATGCGTCATGTGTACCGATGAAGGCTCGGCAGACGGTGTGCCGTCACCCGCATGTGTTAAGGCTTGTCCTTCAAGGGCTCTTGATTTCGGTGAAATCAGCGCGCTTAAGGCAAAATACGGAAACGTGCAGTCCATCAGCCCGTTCCCCGCAACCACGAAACCGAACATAGTATTCAACGCTCATAAGGATGCTGACGGCGGAGTGAATCCGGTCAACCTCGAAGAAGTTTAA
- a CDS encoding TorD/DmsD family molecular chaperone, translated as MDKLLNANCEKVYQDLLGVTIAHSFMNKLFVEAPSKDFIENLKVTHILDSDWPMCESLESVTGLGLLKKYFSTYTESSFGELTDNYNVLFIGPGPLLAAPWESVYTETDKTLFGKSTLDVREMYRKNGLQINKLHKEPDDHISYECAYINFLSLKAVEAFESEEKEKCCDLIEDMRLFYGLHMKKWVVEFADRVIENSATDFYKGAGWLLKGMIKETSALLNNMEN; from the coding sequence ATGGATAAACTGCTTAATGCGAACTGCGAAAAGGTTTATCAGGATCTTCTGGGGGTTACGATTGCTCACAGTTTTATGAACAAGCTGTTTGTAGAGGCGCCTTCAAAGGATTTTATAGAAAACCTTAAAGTTACGCACATTCTGGACAGTGACTGGCCAATGTGCGAAAGCCTTGAGTCAGTTACCGGACTTGGGCTGCTGAAAAAATATTTTTCGACCTATACGGAAAGCAGTTTCGGCGAACTCACCGACAATTACAATGTTCTGTTCATCGGTCCCGGACCCCTGCTTGCCGCTCCTTGGGAATCTGTTTACACAGAGACGGATAAAACCCTTTTCGGCAAGTCGACTCTTGATGTGAGAGAGATGTACAGGAAGAACGGCTTGCAGATTAACAAGCTGCACAAAGAACCCGATGATCACATATCATACGAATGCGCGTATATTAACTTCCTCTCCCTTAAGGCTGTGGAAGCTTTTGAAAGTGAAGAAAAAGAAAAATGCTGTGATCTCATTGAGGATATGCGCCTTTTCTACGGACTGCATATGAAGAAATGGGTGGTTGAGTTTGCTGACAGAGTGATCGAAAACTCAGCGACAGACTTTTATAAGGGCGCCGGATGGCTGCTTAAGGGAATGATAAAGGAAACATCCGCTCTGCTCAATAACATGGAGAATTAA
- a CDS encoding HAMP domain-containing sensor histidine kinase, translating to MKLTGIFGRLALTNLILLVLISYFIIYVFHKTEQINTILHEVTSVHLPVMGDSEKLISAVQRMNEFRLKYQVTGDRDFFDRFAGFKSEADSVNGRLAEVVMGKSKSDIYDRVNELYTAFSEMSESQINGREHNYAETNRQLEDVSFKLDEHINLLKNTADSEWRSLLERSNRMVGKVVHKSVLFMVSCIVGAAAVAFFNTRTIARPLRKLGEKTNEVAAGIFPDRFSLEAPYEIERLASDFNIMIARLKESREQKEEFVSNVSHELKTPLSSIKEAAQMLKEGAFDNDPESSRRLLDIIDAESERLIASVNGIIEISRLDINDAPYEMKPCSVGRILRNIVTKTEPIASGKKIAVVCDIPDDLPDVSADREMISRAAENLIGNALKYTPEKGEINISVKKTGERLLLVSVKDNGRGIAEADLPHIFERYRRGRNQQGDVKGTGLGLAIAKKIISRHGGEIWANSRPGEGSEFLFTLPLSF from the coding sequence ATGAAGCTCACAGGAATATTCGGCAGACTTGCCCTGACAAACCTTATCCTTCTGGTTCTTATTTCGTATTTCATAATCTATGTATTTCACAAAACAGAGCAGATCAACACAATCCTCCATGAGGTGACTTCCGTGCATCTGCCTGTTATGGGAGATTCGGAAAAGCTTATTTCCGCAGTGCAGAGAATGAACGAGTTCAGACTCAAGTATCAGGTTACCGGAGATAGGGATTTCTTTGACAGGTTCGCTGGTTTTAAGTCCGAGGCGGATTCCGTCAACGGCAGGCTCGCTGAAGTTGTCATGGGGAAATCAAAATCAGACATATACGACAGAGTGAATGAGCTGTACACCGCCTTCAGCGAAATGTCAGAATCGCAGATAAACGGCAGAGAGCATAATTACGCCGAAACAAACAGGCAGCTTGAGGATGTTTCTTTTAAGCTTGACGAACATATAAATCTGCTTAAAAACACTGCCGATTCCGAATGGCGCAGCCTGCTTGAGCGTTCCAACCGCATGGTCGGGAAAGTAGTGCACAAATCAGTGCTGTTCATGGTTTCCTGCATAGTGGGCGCAGCCGCTGTCGCCTTTTTTAATACACGCACCATAGCACGCCCCCTGCGGAAACTGGGCGAAAAGACCAACGAGGTTGCTGCGGGCATATTTCCAGACAGATTTTCGCTGGAGGCGCCTTATGAGATAGAAAGGCTCGCCTCTGACTTCAATATAATGATAGCAAGGCTGAAGGAAAGCAGAGAACAGAAGGAGGAGTTTGTCAGCAACGTCTCCCATGAGCTTAAGACGCCCCTTTCCTCCATAAAGGAGGCTGCCCAGATGCTTAAGGAGGGCGCGTTCGACAATGACCCTGAAAGCTCCCGCAGGCTGCTTGACATAATAGATGCCGAATCGGAGAGGCTTATAGCATCTGTGAACGGTATAATCGAAATCTCCCGACTGGACATAAACGATGCCCCCTACGAGATGAAGCCCTGCTCAGTGGGGCGGATACTGAGGAATATAGTCACGAAGACTGAGCCGATCGCCTCCGGTAAAAAAATTGCCGTTGTGTGCGACATTCCCGACGATTTGCCGGATGTCTCTGCCGATCGTGAAATGATAAGCCGCGCGGCGGAAAACCTCATAGGCAATGCCCTGAAATACACTCCGGAAAAAGGAGAAATAAATATCAGTGTGAAAAAAACGGGTGAACGCCTGCTTCTGGTATCTGTCAAGGATAACGGAAGGGGGATAGCTGAGGCTGACCTTCCGCACATTTTCGAGCGCTACAGAAGAGGGCGCAATCAGCAGGGCGATGTTAAGGGAACAGGACTGGGGCTTGCCATCGCCAAGAAGATAATTTCCCGCCACGGAGGAGAAATATGGGCAAACAGCAGACCGGGGGAAGGAAGCGAATTTCTTTTCACTCTGCCGCTCTCTTTCTGA
- a CDS encoding sigma-54-dependent transcriptional regulator produces MNRILAVDDDPNLLEIIRLRLKSSGFDVFTADSGETALKLLEKEVFDAAVLDMKLEGETGLEIFENIKKNDPELPVIFLTAYGTIDEAVEAMRRGAVGYLTKPFDHRELVIQVEKAVEKNNLSRENLRLRNMLRETLLAGNIIGRSDKMRRLNEQILLAAGSDASVYIQGESGTGKELVAKMLHLSSARKDSPFVAINSSAIPESLMESELFGYEKGAFTGANRRKKGFFEQAQEGTLFMDEVSEMPLSMQAKLLRVLENREVYPLGSEKKIRLDIRLVSASNKDLTEEIKKGTFREDLFYRIHVMQLRIPPLRERREDIPLLAEHFIKMYSARYGRRAEHLSPQAFEKIMTCDWHGNVRELENTIESAVVLTAGTEIGADAVRLSSGANTPQTFKEAKKEFEERYARELMEINKGNVSKASRMADVYRADFYELLKKYSIDPESFR; encoded by the coding sequence GTGAATAGGATTCTCGCTGTCGACGATGACCCTAATCTGCTTGAGATAATAAGACTGAGACTGAAAAGCTCAGGTTTTGACGTTTTCACGGCGGATTCAGGTGAGACGGCGCTGAAACTTCTGGAAAAAGAGGTGTTTGACGCTGCCGTGCTTGATATGAAGCTGGAGGGGGAAACCGGACTTGAGATCTTTGAGAATATAAAGAAAAACGACCCCGAGCTGCCGGTGATTTTCCTTACCGCATACGGAACCATAGACGAAGCCGTGGAGGCGATGCGCAGGGGAGCCGTAGGTTATCTAACCAAGCCCTTTGACCACAGGGAGCTTGTAATTCAGGTGGAGAAAGCTGTGGAGAAGAACAATCTCTCCCGTGAGAATCTCCGTCTCCGCAATATGCTCCGTGAAACCCTGTTAGCCGGAAACATAATAGGCAGAAGCGATAAGATGCGCAGGCTCAACGAACAGATACTCCTCGCCGCCGGCAGCGACGCCAGCGTGTATATTCAGGGGGAATCGGGCACGGGCAAGGAGCTTGTGGCGAAGATGCTTCATCTCAGCAGTGCCAGAAAGGACAGCCCGTTTGTGGCGATAAACTCCTCCGCCATACCGGAAAGCCTTATGGAAAGTGAGCTTTTCGGCTATGAAAAGGGAGCGTTCACAGGCGCCAACCGCAGGAAGAAGGGCTTCTTTGAGCAGGCTCAGGAGGGCACGCTGTTCATGGATGAGGTGTCCGAGATGCCTCTGTCCATGCAGGCGAAGCTTCTCAGGGTTCTTGAAAACAGAGAGGTTTATCCTCTCGGCAGTGAGAAAAAGATCAGACTGGATATAAGGCTCGTTTCCGCCTCCAACAAAGACCTCACTGAGGAGATAAAGAAGGGAACATTCAGAGAAGACCTGTTTTACCGCATACACGTTATGCAGCTCCGCATACCGCCGCTCCGTGAACGCAGGGAGGATATTCCCTTACTGGCGGAGCACTTCATAAAAATGTACTCAGCCAGATACGGACGCAGGGCGGAGCATCTGTCTCCTCAGGCGTTTGAGAAGATCATGACCTGCGACTGGCACGGAAACGTCCGTGAGCTGGAAAACACCATAGAGAGCGCTGTCGTTCTCACAGCTGGAACAGAGATAGGCGCCGATGCCGTGCGTCTTTCGTCCGGCGCAAACACTCCGCAGACGTTCAAGGAAGCTAAGAAGGAGTTTGAGGAGCGTTACGCCAGAGAGCTGATGGAGATAAATAAAGGCAATGTCAGCAAGGCTTCCCGCATGGCGGATGTCTACAGGGCGGATTTTTATGAACTGCTCAAAAAATATTCAATAGATCCCGAAAGTTTCAGATAA
- a CDS encoding protoheme IX farnesyltransferase, producing MNTDFLKLIRLKVTILVGLSAFAGTCLFSPSAGKNHLYGVLAAVLLAAGCSALNQWQERQEDSLMERTKDRPLPSGRMKPEEALMFAVILLAVAFTLIIRMKNIPLLASGIAAVAVYNFLYTPMKKKTPFALMTGSVSGALPPVIGFLAAGGSPADMRIFVVAGILYIWQTPHFALLSFKYADDYAKAGFKTLTGTFGEIKTRKFINVWMSGYATSLFFAIPAGIYLHQPVYFIHAFVAAGTYILFFRFRADTDKAFMILNISIALFFMLLIADRMFSLI from the coding sequence ATGAACACTGATTTCCTGAAGCTTATAAGATTAAAAGTCACAATATTGGTGGGTCTTTCCGCTTTTGCGGGGACCTGCCTTTTTTCTCCCTCCGCAGGCAAAAACCACCTGTACGGCGTCCTTGCCGCCGTTCTGCTCGCTGCGGGCTGTTCCGCGCTGAACCAGTGGCAGGAGCGGCAAGAGGATTCCCTCATGGAGCGCACGAAAGACCGTCCGCTGCCCTCCGGCAGGATGAAGCCGGAAGAGGCGCTGATGTTCGCCGTGATTCTCCTCGCCGTGGCGTTCACACTGATTATCCGTATGAAGAATATTCCACTCCTCGCATCGGGTATAGCCGCCGTCGCGGTATATAATTTTCTCTACACTCCCATGAAAAAGAAGACCCCCTTCGCCCTTATGACAGGCTCCGTCTCCGGCGCGCTGCCGCCCGTCATAGGTTTTTTGGCGGCGGGCGGAAGTCCGGCGGATATGCGGATATTTGTGGTTGCGGGCATTCTCTATATCTGGCAGACACCGCATTTTGCCCTTTTATCCTTCAAATACGCTGATGACTACGCAAAGGCGGGGTTCAAGACTCTCACAGGAACATTCGGGGAAATAAAAACAAGGAAATTCATAAACGTCTGGATGTCCGGCTATGCTACATCTCTGTTTTTTGCCATTCCCGCGGGTATTTACCTGCATCAGCCTGTCTATTTCATCCATGCCTTTGTTGCCGCGGGCACCTACATTCTCTTTTTCAGGTTCCGTGCTGATACGGATAAGGCTTTTATGATATTAAATATATCGATTGCGTTATTTTTTATGCTGCTTATAGCGGACAGGATGTTTTCGCTTATCTGA
- the coxB gene encoding cytochrome c oxidase subunit II: protein MENNLVDAVGKVDQAFLFIFGVSFAILFLITAVTLWFLFRYSKKRNPVPSDIEGNVIAETLWTVIPTLIVFAMFWYGWTGYKALREAPADSMIVKVDARMWSWKFTYDGGRTSDRLYVPENTPVKLDMTSADVIHSFYVPAFRIKMDTVPGMQTYAWFNSGEAAQYDILCAEYCGTRHAYMLSKVVVVPQEEYNKWLETGEADSEKPEALLILEKYGCMDCHSLDGSEIVGPSFKDIYGRDVTVTENGNERTVKTDDEYLKKAIKEPSAEIVKGYDDMMPPADEMSDEELTAVMEFFRGGMVMEKKGAAGAKVAENEGCLGCHSTDGSEIVGPSFKNMIDRKLMAAHEGSKVEVIADTRYIIDSIKNPDDYIVDGYDGGMMPAYDLSDDDMKALIEFFSTLKDE, encoded by the coding sequence ATGGAAAATAATCTTGTAGACGCAGTAGGGAAGGTCGATCAGGCTTTCCTGTTTATCTTCGGCGTATCATTCGCTATACTTTTTCTGATAACCGCCGTCACCTTATGGTTCCTCTTTCGCTACAGCAAAAAGAGAAACCCCGTTCCTTCGGATATTGAAGGGAATGTTATAGCTGAAACCCTGTGGACGGTTATACCCACTCTGATCGTTTTCGCCATGTTCTGGTACGGCTGGACGGGATATAAGGCGTTGCGGGAAGCTCCGGCGGATTCAATGATTGTCAAGGTTGATGCGCGCATGTGGTCATGGAAATTTACCTATGACGGCGGACGCACCAGCGACAGGCTTTATGTGCCCGAAAACACGCCGGTCAAGCTTGACATGACCTCGGCGGATGTTATCCACAGCTTTTATGTTCCGGCGTTCAGAATAAAGATGGATACCGTGCCGGGGATGCAGACATACGCATGGTTCAACAGCGGTGAGGCGGCTCAGTATGACATACTCTGCGCCGAGTACTGCGGCACACGGCACGCATACATGCTGTCCAAGGTCGTGGTAGTTCCGCAGGAAGAATACAATAAATGGCTTGAGACCGGCGAAGCTGATTCCGAAAAACCGGAAGCGTTGCTTATTCTTGAGAAATACGGCTGTATGGACTGCCACTCGCTGGACGGAAGCGAAATAGTCGGTCCGAGCTTTAAGGACATATACGGACGTGACGTGACAGTCACCGAAAACGGAAATGAAAGAACAGTCAAAACCGATGATGAATACCTCAAAAAAGCCATAAAAGAGCCATCCGCAGAGATAGTGAAAGGCTATGACGATATGATGCCTCCTGCTGATGAAATGAGCGATGAAGAGCTTACCGCAGTAATGGAGTTCTTCAGAGGCGGCATGGTCATGGAGAAGAAGGGAGCGGCGGGCGCCAAAGTCGCCGAGAATGAGGGCTGCCTCGGATGCCACTCCACAGACGGCAGTGAGATAGTCGGTCCCAGCTTCAAAAACATGATCGACAGGAAGCTCATGGCAGCGCATGAGGGCAGCAAGGTGGAAGTCATTGCTGATACAAGATATATCATTGACTCAATCAAAAATCCGGATGATTATATCGTGGACGGTTACGACGGCGGCATGATGCCTGCCTATGACCTCAGCGATGATGATATGAAGGCTCTCATCGAGTTTTTCAGCACACTGAAGGATGAATGA
- a CDS encoding cytochrome C oxidase subunit IV family protein, which translates to MSEHNGHILSVKLLTAVLAVLLLLTFITVAATRVDFGYLKVVVALALATTKSLFVILFFMHLKYEDRFIKIIVFLCFLILAIFIGMTFLDVAYR; encoded by the coding sequence ATGTCCGAACATAACGGTCACATTCTCAGCGTAAAGCTGCTCACGGCGGTTCTGGCTGTGCTTCTTCTGCTCACTTTTATCACGGTTGCAGCCACAAGGGTGGATTTCGGCTATCTGAAGGTTGTGGTCGCTCTCGCGCTCGCCACGACTAAATCATTGTTCGTAATTCTGTTTTTCATGCACCTGAAATACGAGGACAGATTCATAAAGATCATCGTATTCCTGTGCTTTTTAATTCTCGCCATCTTCATAGGAATGACATTCCTTGATGTGGCGTACAGGTAA
- a CDS encoding cytochrome c oxidase subunit 3 family protein, with protein MSNTHVHKDYHGAKLGMWLFLFTEVLLFGGLFVLYSVFLSKYPLEFHEAGKELDVVIGTLNTVVLLVSSYFVALAISFIQRGDKKKAVLFTWLTMAMALMFLVNKFFEWKAKFSHGIYPTSPHLADLPHGENIFFGLYYIMTGLHGIHVVIGMTVLGFMVNFLRRDIITQEDFVKLENAGLYWHIVDLVWIFLFPLFYLVL; from the coding sequence ATGAGTAATACCCACGTACACAAAGACTATCACGGCGCTAAGCTCGGCATGTGGCTCTTCCTTTTCACGGAAGTGCTGCTCTTCGGCGGGCTTTTCGTCCTTTACTCGGTTTTTCTCTCCAAATACCCGCTGGAATTCCATGAAGCCGGAAAAGAGCTTGATGTGGTAATCGGTACGCTGAACACGGTTGTTCTGCTTGTATCCAGCTATTTTGTCGCCCTTGCCATCTCCTTCATACAAAGAGGGGACAAAAAGAAAGCTGTCCTCTTCACGTGGCTCACAATGGCTATGGCGCTTATGTTCCTTGTGAACAAGTTCTTTGAATGGAAGGCTAAGTTCAGCCACGGAATCTACCCCACTTCGCCCCATCTGGCTGATCTTCCCCACGGAGAGAACATCTTCTTCGGGCTGTATTACATTATGACGGGGCTGCACGGCATACACGTTGTCATAGGAATGACGGTTCTCGGATTTATGGTGAATTTCCTCAGGAGAGACATCATAACCCAAGAAGATTTTGTTAAGCTGGAAAACGCCGGACTCTACTGGCATATAGTGGATCTGGTGTGGATATTCCTTTTTCCGCTGTTTTATCTGGTTCTGTAG